A window of the Equus przewalskii isolate Varuska chromosome 10, EquPr2, whole genome shotgun sequence genome harbors these coding sequences:
- the INPP5K gene encoding inositol polyphosphate 5-phosphatase K isoform X2, producing MNSGIMSFLSDTAFEDPWSSFFMDVLSPLSFIKVSSVRMQGLLLLVFAKLQHLPFIQILSTKSTPTGLFGYWGNKGGVDICLKLYGYYVSIINCHLPPHMDNNDQRLEHFDRILEMQNFEGHDIPNILDHDLILWFGDMNFRIEDFGLHFVRESIKYRYYSDLWEKDQLSIAKRHDPLLRQFQEGPLLFPPTYKFDKNSDNYDTSEKKRKPAWTDRILWRLKQQPQASSHTPRLPAPHFALSLRSYVSHMMYSISDHKPVTSTFDLELKPLVSAPLITLMPEGLWTMENNMLISYSLTPEFLRSAWDWIGLYKVGLRHINDYVSYVWVRDNQVSFSDQLNQVYIDISDMPETEDQFLLCYYSNNLHSVVGISKPFKIQPRSFLGEDLLDEAQPQF from the exons ATGAACTCTGGGATCATGAGCTTCCTTTCTGACACTGCCTTTGAAGACCCATGGAGCAGTTTCTTCATGGATGTGCTTTCCCCTCTGAGCTTCATCAAG GTCTCCAGTGTCCGCATGCAGGGGCTCCTCTTACTGGTCTTTGCCAAGCTTCAGCATTTGCCCTTTATCCAGATTCTCTCTACTAAATCCACCCCTACTGGCCTTTTTGGTTACTGG GGGAACAAAGGGGGTGTCGACATCTGCCTGAAGCTTTACGGCTACTATGTCAGCATCATCAACTGCCACCTGCCACCCCACATGGACAACAATGACCAGCGCCTGGAGCACTTTGACCGGATCCTAGAGATGCAGAATTTTGAGGGACATGATATCCCCAATATCCTGGACCATGA cCTCATTCTCTGGTTTGGAGACATGAACTTTCGGATCGAGGACTTTGGGTTGCACTTTGTTCGGGAATCCATAAAATATCGATACTACAGTGACCTGTGGGAGAAGGATCAG CTCAGCATTGCCAAGAGACACGACCCGCTGCTCCGGCAGTTCCAGGAGGGCCCCCTGCTCTTCCCGCCCACTTACAAGTTTGATAAGAACTCCGACAACTATGACACCAG TGAGAAAAAACGCAAGCCTGCATGGACTGACCGCATCCTGTGGAGGTTGAAGCAGCAGCCTCAGGCCAGTTCCCACACCCCCAGGCTGCCAGCCCCCCACTTCGCCCTGTCTCTGAGGAGCTACGTCAGCCACATGATGTACAGCATCAGTGACCATAAGCCTGTCACCAGCACCTTTGACTTGGAG CTGAAGCCATTGGTATCTGCCCCACTGATCACCCTGATGCCTGAGGGCCTGTGGACCATGGAGAACAACATGTTAATCAGCTACTCCTTGACCCCAGAGTTCCTCAGGAGCGCCTGGGACTGGATCGGACTGTATAAG GTGGGGCTGCGCCACATTAATGACTACGTGTCCTATGTCTGGGTCAGGGACAACCAGGTCTCCTTCAGTGACCAGCTGAACCAG GTGTACATCGATATCAGTGATATGCCTGAGACTGAGGATCAGTTTCTTCTCTGTTATTATAGCAACAATCTACATTCTGTGGTGGGGATAAGCAAACCCTTCAAG ATCCAGCCTCGCTCCTTCTTGGGGGAGGATCTACTGGATGAAGCCCAACCACAGTTCTGA
- the INPP5K gene encoding inositol polyphosphate 5-phosphatase K isoform X1: MPARAWRRLPPEVGPSRPASRRAAWEPRGRPRRRVGRLLRRGSGDAKTRLPDVPGSLSPFPLSLSPLRARGRVPPLPRAHHPGHSVCSAPPLTEAEAEGQNPEEKQAGERELTGTCCLTGIHRAGLAGAGSRPGHRVGMMEAVSPRKPTEPRVSQLSMHVVTWNVASAAPPLDLSDLLQLNNQSVNLDMYIIGLQEMNSGIMSFLSDTAFEDPWSSFFMDVLSPLSFIKVSSVRMQGLLLLVFAKLQHLPFIQILSTKSTPTGLFGYWGNKGGVDICLKLYGYYVSIINCHLPPHMDNNDQRLEHFDRILEMQNFEGHDIPNILDHDLILWFGDMNFRIEDFGLHFVRESIKYRYYSDLWEKDQLSIAKRHDPLLRQFQEGPLLFPPTYKFDKNSDNYDTSEKKRKPAWTDRILWRLKQQPQASSHTPRLPAPHFALSLRSYVSHMMYSISDHKPVTSTFDLELKPLVSAPLITLMPEGLWTMENNMLISYSLTPEFLRSAWDWIGLYKVGLRHINDYVSYVWVRDNQVSFSDQLNQVYIDISDMPETEDQFLLCYYSNNLHSVVGISKPFKIQPRSFLGEDLLDEAQPQF; encoded by the exons ATGCCCGCGAGGGCGTGGCGGCGGCTTCCGCCGGAAGTCGGCCCCTCCCGGCCGGCCTCGCGCCGGGCAGCCTGGGAGCCGCGGGGGAGGCCGAGGCGCCGGGTGGGGCGGCTGTTGCGTCGGGGTTCTGGTGACGCGAAGACACGCCTCCCTGACGTCCCGGGTTCCCTgagcccctttcctctcagccttTCGCCGCTTCGCGCTCGTGGGAGAGTCCCGCCTCTTCCCCGGGCGCACCACCCAGGGCACTCCGTGTGCTCAGCCCCGCCTCTGACGGAGGCCGAGGCGGAGGGTCAGAATCCGGAAGAAAAACAAGCCGGCGAGCGTGAGCTGACCGGGACCTGCTGCCTGACCGGGATTCATCGGGCCGGACTGGCTGGGGCGGGGAGCCGGCCGGGTCACCGCGTGGGGATGATGGAGGCCGTGAGCCCACGGAAGCCGACCGAGCCGAGAGTCAGCCAGCTCAG CATGCATGTTGTGACATGGAACGTGGCCTCTGCAGCACCCCCTCTAGACCTCAGTGATCTGCTGCAGCTGAACAACCAGAGCGTGAATCTGGACATGTATATCATTGG TTTGCAGGAAATGAACTCTGGGATCATGAGCTTCCTTTCTGACACTGCCTTTGAAGACCCATGGAGCAGTTTCTTCATGGATGTGCTTTCCCCTCTGAGCTTCATCAAG GTCTCCAGTGTCCGCATGCAGGGGCTCCTCTTACTGGTCTTTGCCAAGCTTCAGCATTTGCCCTTTATCCAGATTCTCTCTACTAAATCCACCCCTACTGGCCTTTTTGGTTACTGG GGGAACAAAGGGGGTGTCGACATCTGCCTGAAGCTTTACGGCTACTATGTCAGCATCATCAACTGCCACCTGCCACCCCACATGGACAACAATGACCAGCGCCTGGAGCACTTTGACCGGATCCTAGAGATGCAGAATTTTGAGGGACATGATATCCCCAATATCCTGGACCATGA cCTCATTCTCTGGTTTGGAGACATGAACTTTCGGATCGAGGACTTTGGGTTGCACTTTGTTCGGGAATCCATAAAATATCGATACTACAGTGACCTGTGGGAGAAGGATCAG CTCAGCATTGCCAAGAGACACGACCCGCTGCTCCGGCAGTTCCAGGAGGGCCCCCTGCTCTTCCCGCCCACTTACAAGTTTGATAAGAACTCCGACAACTATGACACCAG TGAGAAAAAACGCAAGCCTGCATGGACTGACCGCATCCTGTGGAGGTTGAAGCAGCAGCCTCAGGCCAGTTCCCACACCCCCAGGCTGCCAGCCCCCCACTTCGCCCTGTCTCTGAGGAGCTACGTCAGCCACATGATGTACAGCATCAGTGACCATAAGCCTGTCACCAGCACCTTTGACTTGGAG CTGAAGCCATTGGTATCTGCCCCACTGATCACCCTGATGCCTGAGGGCCTGTGGACCATGGAGAACAACATGTTAATCAGCTACTCCTTGACCCCAGAGTTCCTCAGGAGCGCCTGGGACTGGATCGGACTGTATAAG GTGGGGCTGCGCCACATTAATGACTACGTGTCCTATGTCTGGGTCAGGGACAACCAGGTCTCCTTCAGTGACCAGCTGAACCAG GTGTACATCGATATCAGTGATATGCCTGAGACTGAGGATCAGTTTCTTCTCTGTTATTATAGCAACAATCTACATTCTGTGGTGGGGATAAGCAAACCCTTCAAG ATCCAGCCTCGCTCCTTCTTGGGGGAGGATCTACTGGATGAAGCCCAACCACAGTTCTGA